The DNA sequence GCCTGGGCGGCATCGCGGCCTTCATTGATGTGGAGCACGCCCTGGACATAAAATACGCGAAAAACCTCGGCATCAACATAGACGAGCTCCTGGTCAGCCAGCCCGACACCGGGGAGCAGGCGCTGGAGATAGTGGAGATGCTCGTCCGCTCGGGCGCCGTGGACCTCGTGGTGGTGGATTCCGTGGCGGCCCTGGTCCCCCGGGTAGAAATCGAGGGCGAGATGGGCGACAGCCACGTGGCCCTGCAGGCCCGGCTGATGAGCCAGGCCCTGCGCAAGCTCACCGGCGTGGTGAGCCGCTCCAACTGCTGCATCCTCTTCACCAACCAGATTCGCGAGAAGATCGGCGTGGTCTTTGGCAACCCCGAGGTCACCCCTGGTGGGCGGGCGCTCAAGTTCTACACCACGGTGCGCATGGAGGTGCGCCGCATCGGCTCCCTGAAGGTCGGCGGCGACAACATCGGCAACCGCAGCCGGGTCAAAGTGGTCAAGAACAAGGTCGCACCGCCGTTCAAGGAGGCCGAGTTCGACATCATCTTCGGTCTGGGCATCAACCACGTGGGCGAGGTGATAGACCTCGGCGTGGAGGCCGGCGACATCGAGAAGTCGGGGAGCTGGTTCTCCTACGACGGCGAGCGCCTGGGCCAGGGCAAGGAGAACGTCAAGGAGTCGCTCGACGAGAAGCCGGAGATGCTGGCGGCCATCGAGGCCAAGGTGCGCGATTTCTTCGGCATACCGGTGCAGAAGGCTGGCGCGAAGTCCAAGAAAGTGGCCGATTCGGAGTGACCGCCCGAGCAGCTACGTGCCCGTGAGTTTCGGGTCGAATGCAGGGGCGGGGGCTTCGTACCCCGCCCGTTTTCACGTTCCAAACCC is a window from the bacterium genome containing:
- the recA gene encoding recombinase RecA — its product is MAEGTSGEKARNLEAAFAQIERKYGKGAIMRMGGEGERDIDVIPTGSLSIDRALGVGGLPRGRIIEIYGPEASGKTTLTLHVIASAQSLGGIAAFIDVEHALDIKYAKNLGINIDELLVSQPDTGEQALEIVEMLVRSGAVDLVVVDSVAALVPRVEIEGEMGDSHVALQARLMSQALRKLTGVVSRSNCCILFTNQIREKIGVVFGNPEVTPGGRALKFYTTVRMEVRRIGSLKVGGDNIGNRSRVKVVKNKVAPPFKEAEFDIIFGLGINHVGEVIDLGVEAGDIEKSGSWFSYDGERLGQGKENVKESLDEKPEMLAAIEAKVRDFFGIPVQKAGAKSKKVADSE